A region from the Achromobacter seleniivolatilans genome encodes:
- a CDS encoding NAD(P)-binding protein, translating to MRRRSFLLGAATAAVAGTAGYYRSRVIETTPDVHYPGMQAGHALRDGAALPAPSAHYQHEVAILGAGVAGLSCAWKLAREGYKDFVVVQGPEFAGNAASGQRDELDYPLGAHYLPLPSLASTHVREMLSDFGIIERGAGDARPYYDESILVHSPQERLLRNGHWEEGLLPMTGLPDADIQQHQKFLTLIDRLHTQTGSDGRKVFSIPIALSSRDPQWRVLDTITFKQWLDREGYTSPALHWYLNYCCRDDYGAQYDVVSAWAGLHYFASRDGHAANAGEGAVLTWPGGLSVLAERMRSAITHKLGHADWLIDGTAVRVADTPAGPQVTCLKSDAIAGAAPTSYTVQTRRTVCAMPLFVAQRILPDIRAYGYDPAVHASAHAPWLVSNFVLQGYPIEAPGEPLSWDNVVYQGQALGYVVSTHQLLRVARSPRTVFTAYHASSGQTPQAARQWLSSASPEALRDAASADLIAAYGREFWRNARQLDITVRGHAMATPLCGYLSNPGLAALREIDGPVLFAHADLSGYSVFEEASWWGVVAAGRILGQKAPLG from the coding sequence ATGCGCCGCCGCAGCTTTCTTCTGGGCGCGGCCACGGCCGCCGTGGCAGGCACAGCGGGTTATTACCGCTCGCGCGTTATTGAAACCACGCCGGACGTTCACTATCCAGGCATGCAAGCGGGTCACGCCTTGCGCGATGGCGCGGCGCTGCCCGCGCCATCGGCCCATTACCAGCACGAAGTCGCCATTCTTGGCGCGGGCGTGGCCGGCTTGTCGTGCGCCTGGAAACTGGCGCGTGAAGGCTACAAGGATTTTGTCGTGGTGCAGGGTCCGGAGTTCGCAGGCAACGCCGCATCCGGGCAGCGTGACGAACTGGACTACCCGTTGGGCGCCCATTACCTGCCCCTGCCGTCGCTGGCATCCACCCATGTGCGGGAGATGCTGTCGGACTTCGGCATCATCGAACGCGGCGCGGGCGACGCCCGCCCCTATTACGACGAATCCATCCTGGTGCATTCGCCGCAGGAACGGCTGCTGCGCAACGGCCACTGGGAAGAAGGCCTGCTGCCCATGACGGGGCTGCCGGACGCGGACATCCAGCAACATCAGAAATTTCTGACCTTGATCGATCGTCTGCATACGCAGACCGGCAGCGACGGGCGCAAAGTCTTCAGCATCCCGATCGCGCTGTCTTCGCGCGACCCGCAGTGGCGCGTGCTGGACACCATTACGTTCAAGCAATGGCTGGACCGTGAAGGCTATACCTCGCCCGCCTTGCACTGGTATTTGAATTATTGCTGCCGCGATGATTACGGCGCGCAATACGACGTGGTGTCGGCGTGGGCGGGATTGCATTACTTTGCCAGCCGGGACGGCCATGCCGCAAACGCGGGCGAAGGCGCTGTGCTGACCTGGCCCGGCGGCCTGTCCGTGCTGGCCGAGCGCATGCGCAGCGCGATCACGCACAAGCTGGGCCACGCCGACTGGCTCATCGACGGAACCGCCGTGCGCGTCGCAGACACTCCAGCCGGACCCCAGGTGACCTGCCTGAAGTCTGACGCGATTGCGGGCGCCGCGCCAACGTCCTACACCGTGCAAACCCGCCGCACGGTTTGCGCCATGCCTTTGTTCGTGGCGCAGCGCATCCTGCCGGATATCCGGGCCTATGGTTACGACCCGGCCGTGCATGCCTCGGCGCACGCGCCATGGCTGGTGTCCAACTTCGTGCTTCAGGGGTATCCCATCGAGGCGCCCGGCGAACCGCTGTCGTGGGATAACGTCGTCTACCAGGGCCAGGCGCTGGGTTATGTCGTATCCACCCACCAATTGCTGCGCGTCGCCCGTTCCCCGCGCACGGTCTTCACGGCATACCACGCGTCAAGCGGGCAAACTCCGCAGGCGGCACGGCAATGGTTGTCCAGCGCCAGCCCCGAGGCCTTGCGCGACGCAGCCAGCGCCGACCTGATCGCCGCCTATGGCCGTGAGTTCTGGCGCAATGCGCGCCAGTTGGACATCACCGTGCGCGGCCACGCCATGGCGACGCCATTGTGCGGCTATTTGTCCAACCCCGGACTCGCCGCCTTGCGCGAGATCGATGGGCCTGTGCTGTTCGCACATGCCGACCTGTCGGGCTACTCGGTGTTCGAGGAAGCCTCTTGGTGGGGCGTGGTGGCGGCAGGCCGGATACTGGGGCAGAAAGCCCCCTTGGGCTGA
- a CDS encoding polyamine aminopropyltransferase: MRDRVLILSVLIVASCGLGYELISSALASYLLGDSILQFSSVIGCYLFAMGIGSWLSKYVKDEDVLNRFIDVELLVALLGGVSAAVLFLVFAWLSAPFRAALYVGVFVIGLMVGMEIPLVMRVFNQRKAEFREIVSRVLTFDYLGALAVSLVFPLLLAPKLGLLRTSFLFGILNASVALWTTWLFRAEVRRPGEKAIRACVVIGFLALGFIYSTAMTSWAEKGLYGDDVVHAETTPYQRLVVTKWHDDLRLYINNNLQFSSRDEHRYHESLVHPGLQTLPWARNVLVLGGGDGLAVREILKYKNIEHVTLVDLDPAMTGLFSRSEPLVQLNQGSLKDPRVTVINDDAGRWLETHAEVYDFIVVDFPDPSNFGLGRLYSVPVYHLMARHLAENGYMVIQSTSPYFAPRSFWSVDATLKEAGLNTWPYHTYVPSFGDWGFILASKRRDYTPPDKITVPTRYLDPATTRELFHFPADMPALAMPPNRLNEQSLVRYFDEDWRKVIR, from the coding sequence ATGCGCGACCGCGTTCTCATCCTATCGGTATTGATCGTTGCTTCCTGCGGTTTGGGCTATGAGCTCATCAGCAGCGCGCTGGCCAGCTATTTGCTGGGAGATTCGATACTTCAGTTCTCTTCCGTCATCGGCTGCTACTTGTTCGCCATGGGCATCGGCTCATGGTTGTCAAAATATGTAAAAGACGAAGACGTTTTGAATCGGTTTATCGACGTCGAACTTTTGGTCGCATTATTGGGCGGTGTTTCCGCCGCGGTCCTGTTCCTGGTTTTTGCCTGGTTGTCCGCCCCATTCCGCGCCGCTTTGTACGTGGGCGTATTCGTGATTGGCCTGATGGTCGGCATGGAAATTCCGCTGGTCATGCGCGTATTCAACCAGCGCAAGGCCGAATTCCGCGAGATCGTCAGCCGCGTGCTGACCTTCGACTATCTGGGCGCATTGGCGGTGTCGCTGGTGTTTCCTTTGCTGCTGGCGCCCAAACTAGGCCTGCTGCGCACCAGCTTTCTGTTTGGCATCCTGAATGCCAGCGTCGCGCTATGGACCACCTGGCTGTTTCGCGCCGAGGTGCGCCGTCCCGGTGAAAAAGCCATCCGCGCCTGCGTGGTGATCGGCTTCCTGGCCTTGGGCTTCATCTATTCCACCGCGATGACATCGTGGGCCGAAAAAGGCTTGTATGGCGACGATGTCGTGCATGCCGAAACCACGCCCTACCAGCGGCTGGTCGTGACAAAGTGGCACGACGATCTGCGGCTGTACATCAATAACAACCTGCAATTCTCGTCGCGCGACGAACACCGGTATCACGAGTCGCTGGTGCATCCTGGTCTGCAAACCCTGCCCTGGGCGCGCAACGTGCTGGTGCTGGGCGGCGGCGACGGTCTGGCCGTGCGCGAAATCCTGAAATACAAGAACATCGAACACGTCACGCTGGTGGACCTGGACCCGGCCATGACCGGTCTGTTCTCGCGCTCTGAACCGCTCGTCCAGCTGAACCAGGGCTCGTTGAAAGACCCGCGCGTTACCGTCATCAATGACGACGCCGGGCGCTGGCTGGAAACCCATGCCGAGGTCTACGACTTCATCGTGGTGGACTTTCCCGATCCGTCCAATTTTGGACTGGGCCGGCTGTATTCCGTGCCGGTCTATCACCTGATGGCGCGGCACCTGGCCGAAAACGGCTATATGGTGATTCAGTCCACCTCGCCCTATTTCGCGCCGCGTTCGTTCTGGAGCGTGGACGCCACCCTGAAGGAAGCCGGCCTGAACACCTGGCCGTACCACACCTATGTGCCGTCGTTCGGGGATTGGGGCTTCATCCTGGCCAGCAAACGGCGCGATTACACACCGCCCGACAAGATCACCGTGCCCACGCGCTACCTGGACCCGGCGACCACGCGAGAATTGTTCCATTTCCCCGCCGACATGCCGGCGCTGGCGATGCCGCCCAACCGCTTGAATGAGCAGTCGCTGGTGCGCTACTTCGACGAGGACTGGCGCAAGGTCATCCGCTGA
- a CDS encoding DUF350 domain-containing protein — MHPAVTYLIYIVSALVMLGIFTAVYTTVTRYKEFELIREGNIAAVLSYGGALVGFSFTLCSSIAVHASFVMFLVWGAAAMVVQIVVYAVVAKAIRGMHEAIEENNIAMGGLIGAVSLSAGVVNAACLT; from the coding sequence ATGCATCCGGCGGTGACCTATCTGATCTATATCGTCTCGGCGCTTGTCATGCTGGGTATTTTCACGGCGGTTTACACCACCGTGACACGCTACAAAGAATTCGAGCTGATCCGCGAAGGCAATATTGCCGCCGTGCTGTCTTACGGCGGCGCGCTCGTTGGTTTCAGCTTCACCCTGTGCTCCAGCATTGCCGTGCATGCCAGCTTTGTGATGTTCCTGGTGTGGGGGGCTGCTGCCATGGTGGTGCAGATCGTTGTGTACGCCGTGGTCGCAAAGGCCATTCGCGGCATGCACGAGGCCATCGAAGAAAACAATATCGCCATGGGCGGCCTGATCGGTGCGGTCTCGCTGTCTGCCGGCGTGGTCAATGCCGCCTGCCTGACGTAA
- a CDS encoding SPFH domain-containing protein: MSLGSFIRKQFIDILQWNEDRDGVLAWRHPMQDFEIQYGASLTVRESQMAVFVNEGKVADVFGPGMYKLTTQTLPVLTYLKNWDKLFESPFKSDVIFFSTRLQLGRRWGTAQPVTLRDSEFGMVRLRAFGVYSYQIADPAKFYREISGTRDEYTVDDLEAQLRNMVVAAMTTALGSSKVPFLDIAGNQGLMSQSISEQLAPVFDRYGVKLDNFTVENVSLPEELQKALDTRISMGMAGDLGKFTQYQTATSIPLAAQNEGGIAGIGAGLAAGAALGQTMAAGLGVGLGQPAQQPAAPQQTQQAAPAAAPDPVARLQQLKDLLDKGLITAADYDSAKAEVLKKLTS; the protein is encoded by the coding sequence ATGAGTCTCGGTTCATTTATTCGCAAGCAGTTTATTGACATCCTGCAATGGAATGAGGATCGCGACGGCGTGCTTGCCTGGCGCCATCCGATGCAGGATTTTGAAATCCAGTACGGCGCCAGTCTGACCGTGCGCGAATCCCAGATGGCGGTGTTCGTCAACGAAGGCAAAGTGGCCGACGTGTTCGGCCCGGGCATGTACAAGCTGACAACGCAAACGTTGCCGGTGCTGACTTACCTGAAGAACTGGGACAAGCTGTTCGAGTCCCCCTTCAAGTCGGATGTGATCTTCTTCAGCACGCGCCTGCAGTTGGGCCGCCGCTGGGGCACGGCGCAGCCGGTGACACTGCGCGACAGCGAATTCGGCATGGTGCGCCTGCGCGCCTTTGGCGTGTATTCGTACCAGATCGCTGACCCCGCCAAGTTCTACCGCGAGATCAGCGGCACGCGCGACGAATACACCGTAGACGACCTGGAAGCGCAGTTGCGCAACATGGTGGTCGCGGCCATGACGACGGCGCTGGGCAGCTCCAAGGTGCCGTTCCTGGACATCGCTGGCAATCAGGGGCTGATGTCGCAAAGCATCAGCGAACAGCTTGCGCCGGTGTTTGACCGCTATGGCGTCAAACTGGACAACTTCACGGTTGAAAACGTGTCGTTGCCGGAAGAATTGCAAAAGGCGCTGGATACGCGGATATCGATGGGCATGGCGGGTGATCTGGGCAAGTTCACCCAGTACCAGACGGCCACCTCGATTCCGCTGGCGGCACAGAACGAAGGCGGCATCGCGGGCATAGGCGCAGGCTTGGCGGCTGGCGCAGCGCTGGGCCAGACCATGGCGGCGGGCTTGGGTGTGGGGCTGGGCCAGCCCGCTCAACAACCGGCGGCGCCTCAGCAAACGCAGCAGGCAGCGCCCGCAGCCGCGCCCGACCCGGTCGCGCGTCTGCAACAGCTTAAAGACCTGCTGGATAAGGGGCTGATCACCGCCGCGGACTACGATTCGGCCAAGGCCGAAGTGCTGAAGAAACTTACCAGCTAA